A region from the Lolium perenne isolate Kyuss_39 chromosome 4, Kyuss_2.0, whole genome shotgun sequence genome encodes:
- the LOC127349173 gene encoding expansin-A18-like, with product MAGGKRLILQLLVVCLAAPVVKSGWLQGTATFYGGSDGSGTMGGACGYTNLYDQGYGLDNAALSTVLFNDGASCGQCYLIICDQGKSTMCKPGTSITVSATNLCPPNYDLPNDNGGWCNPPRPHFDMSQPAWEKIGIYRAGIIPVVYQQVKCWRTGGLRFTMLGFNYFELVLVTNVAGSGSIKSISVKGTNTGWMQMSRNWGVIWQGMSGLMGQTLSLSITSTGGQNIVCENVIPAGWLFGQTFSTWRQFDY from the exons ATGGCAGGTGGGAAGCGCTTGATCCTGCAGCTGTTGGTGGTGTGCTTGGCGGCGCCGGTGGTCAAGTCGGGCTGGCTCCAGGGCACCGCCACCTTCTACGGCGGCAGCGACGGCTCTGGCACAATGG GTGGTGCTTGTGGGTACACGAACCTGTACGACCAGGGGTACGGGCTCGACAACGCGGCACTGAGCACGGTGTTGTTCAACGACGGGGCCTCGTGCGGGCAGTGCTACCTCATCATCTGCGACCAGGGCAAGTCCACTATGTGCAAGCCCGGGACCTCCATCACCGTCTCCGCCACCAATCTCTGCCCTCCCAACTATGACCTTCCAAACGACAATGGCGGGTGGTGCAACCCTCCCCGCCCCCACTTCGACATGTCGCAGCCCGCCTGGGAGAAGATCGGCATATACAGAGCCGGCATCATCCCCGTCGTCTATCAGCA GGTTAAGTGCTGGAGGACGGGAGGGTTGCGGTTCACCATGCTAGGGTTCAACTACTTCGAGCTGGTGCTGGTGACCAACGTGGCCGGGAGCGGATCGATCAAGAGCATCTCAGTGAAGGGTACCAACACGGGATGGATGCAAATGTCCAGAAACTGGGGCGTCATTTGGCAGGGCATGTCGGGCCTGATGGGGCAGACGCTCTCCTTGAGTATCACCTCCACTGGCGGACAAAATATCGTCTGCGAGAACGTCATCCCGGCCGGCTGGCTTTTCGGCCAGACCTTCTCCACCTGGCGGCAGTTCGACTATTAA